The following proteins are encoded in a genomic region of Cryptomeria japonica chromosome 11, Sugi_1.0, whole genome shotgun sequence:
- the LOC131043477 gene encoding cytochrome P450 750A1: MAPFTLAELKEIVFSMHPEKAPGLDGFTALLFQKCWEFIGNDVLLALEESRRNRSILRELNTTLIAIIPKVDNPTSFSDFHLIALCTTLYKIFTKAISVRLSRLLPRIVSLEQGGFVPGRETSEGVNVAHEVLHSISQQKVLAMILKLDMLKAYDRVNWQALRVVLYHLGFSSCWVKEINVIADFLVNKAVVEDVDFLEIMFRAGSDTSSVTLEWALSLLLRHPHVMRKAQEELDSKVGWRRVVEESDIPQLTYLQAIVKETLCFYPAAPLLLPQKSEEACTVGGYHIPAETIMMVNAWEIHRDPKVWNKPLDFKPERMMFDAVAS, from the exons ATGGCTCCCTTTACTCTAGCTGAACTGAAAGAGATAGTCTTCTCCATGCATCCAGAGAAGGCCCCAGGTCTGGATGGGTTTACGGCACTactctttcaaaagtgttgggagttTATAGGGAATGACGTATTGCTAGCCTTGGAGGAATCTAGAagaaataggtctatccttagaGAGCTTAATACTACTCTAATTGCTATCATTCCGAAGGTGGATAATCCTACTTCGTTCTCAGATTTTCATTTGATTGCCTTGTGTACTACTTTAtataaaatctttactaaggcaatttcagtTAGGCTATCTAGGCTCCTCCCTCGGATTGTCTCCCTAGAACAGGGAGGATTTGTTCCTGGTCGAGAAACATCTGAAGGTGTGAATGTAGCTCATGAAGTTCTGCACTCTATTTCTCAACAAAAGGTTTTGGCTATGATACTTAAGCTAGACATGTTGAAGGCTTATGATCGGGTCAATTGGCAAGCTCTTAGGGTTGTTTTATATCATCTGGGCTTTTCGAGCTGTTGGGTCAA GGAGATCAACGTCATTGCAGATTTTTTAGTAAATAAGGCTGTTGTTGAGGATGTCGATTTCCTGGAG ATTATGTTTAGAGCAGGCTCTGATACATCTTCAGTTACCCTAGAGTGGGCATTGTCATTGTTATTGCGACATCCCCATGTAATGAGGAAGGCGCAGGAGGAACTTGATTCTAAAGTTGGATGGAGGAGAGTGGTGGAGGAGTCAGATATACCCCAACTAACATACCTGCAAGCAATAGTGAAAGAGACTCTGTGTTTTTATCCAGCAGCTCCTTTGTTGTTGCCACAGAAATCTGAAGAGGCTTGCACAGTGGGAGGCTACCATATTCCTGCGGAAACAATAATGATGGTAAATGCGTGGGAAATTCATAGGGACCCAAAAGTGTGGAATAAACCATTGGATTTTAAACCAGAACGTATG ATGTTTGATGCGGTAGCATCTTAA